From Anaerohalosphaera lusitana, one genomic window encodes:
- a CDS encoding LamG-like jellyroll fold domain-containing protein, with the protein MLKSDVFFRSALMVLLIVIVSGAAMGAAPTTLTQNVSYGGETITLRMTKESVRGDHFEVLVQNSSGGYDTWTAGEVRTYVGTVDEYPGAFVAGIRKSNNVLKARVYFDRGATWYTYGSSVTGTRGTGAESFKMPSKPSVTPGKWGTDTYKFDVGFDCDYRYYDRMNSVDACFEMVEFSTVCLKVQYLQDALLMPAIGRVIIRTSRQHCPYYNYSGTGILNPFRTEWNTNQSDAERDVAACVTPNIGGGVAWLGVIGTSSAYSVNGISSDGSFDVVWRHELGHNWSVYDYHANSPEGPTINCGNQYGRFNGPAVESIFNHRDSRLSIFENVGTYNTIDFGPYAALDFVSQATAGESVAIDVMANDFDVNAQSISLDSFDSTSSKGGTVTLSAGTGGDGRDELVYTAPANAFNEVDYFYYTVKDSAGNYGTGVALVYVDLANTLKGYYPLDETSGTVAGDLSRFGNDGTLAGGASFSNASVAGKFGTALELDGTDDCIELDGLNLNSDKVTITAWVKPSSTPNDWSGIVFNRTQDAAGLNFASGGELRYHWDGGNWSWSSGLVPPVGQWSFVALVVEPTKATIYMNTGGSTQTATHYGAHGSQAFAGTTYVGRDSNHSTRYFNGAMDDIRIFNYAIDADGIEGIIKGIKATAPVPVDGATDITSPLLNWITSIDGATYDVYVGTSPTAVENATTSSPEYRGSVAGKIFDASAVLSAGTTYYWRVDSVLDGETVKGDVWDFSTGSNLTLLTDGLKLHYTMDNADASGSTVYDVSDAGNNGTISGATKGISGQIEEGFRFDGYNDRVYGARLNLNSNTVTMSAWIKRHGNQPDYGGIMICVDSNNKSGLNFAGNNELCYHWTGGYWGWRSGLVVPDNQWSHIALVVEPDKATLYVNGQSAVSSGSHAVEEFSDYLDLGTYDGWSSRMYEGDMDDAAVWNRSLSREEILYIYQQGVDGSTFDEVQSDVTAPAAPVDVAAAADDSSVSLDWSDNSEEDLAGYNVYRSEVSGSGYSQLTSGTIFSAFGDGTAVNGTTYYYVVTAVDQVGNESVYSDEMTALPHMRGDIDVDGNVNFRDIALLSEFWLDTDCSDSTPCGNADVDFDNDVDIDDLKELAANWLR; encoded by the coding sequence ATGTTGAAGAGTGATGTGTTTTTCAGGTCTGCACTGATGGTTCTGTTGATCGTTATCGTTTCGGGGGCCGCTATGGGTGCGGCGCCGACGACTTTGACACAGAACGTGAGTTATGGTGGTGAGACGATCACGCTGAGGATGACCAAGGAGAGCGTGCGTGGCGATCATTTCGAGGTGCTGGTGCAGAACAGCAGCGGAGGATATGATACGTGGACGGCGGGCGAGGTTCGGACATATGTCGGGACGGTTGACGAGTATCCTGGAGCGTTTGTTGCCGGTATCCGCAAGAGCAATAATGTTTTGAAGGCGCGGGTGTATTTTGACCGCGGTGCGACGTGGTACACTTACGGCAGCAGTGTGACGGGGACACGCGGGACGGGTGCGGAGTCTTTCAAGATGCCGAGCAAGCCGAGCGTTACGCCCGGCAAGTGGGGGACGGACACTTATAAGTTCGATGTCGGATTCGATTGTGACTACAGATATTATGACAGGATGAACAGCGTAGATGCATGTTTCGAGATGGTCGAGTTCTCAACAGTGTGTCTGAAGGTTCAGTATCTGCAGGACGCTCTGCTGATGCCAGCTATCGGACGGGTGATCATTCGGACAAGTCGGCAGCACTGCCCTTACTATAACTATTCAGGGACGGGGATATTGAATCCGTTCCGGACAGAGTGGAATACGAACCAAAGTGATGCCGAGCGGGATGTCGCTGCGTGTGTGACGCCGAACATCGGCGGCGGTGTCGCGTGGCTGGGTGTGATCGGTACGAGCAGCGCTTATTCGGTCAACGGAATCAGCAGTGACGGCAGTTTCGATGTTGTGTGGAGGCACGAGCTGGGTCACAACTGGAGCGTGTATGACTATCATGCGAACAGTCCTGAGGGGCCGACGATAAACTGCGGTAATCAGTACGGCAGGTTCAATGGGCCGGCTGTGGAGTCGATATTCAACCATAGGGATTCCAGGCTGAGCATATTTGAGAATGTCGGGACGTACAATACCATAGACTTCGGGCCTTATGCGGCACTGGATTTCGTGAGCCAGGCTACGGCGGGCGAATCTGTTGCGATCGATGTTATGGCGAATGATTTTGATGTTAACGCTCAGTCGATCTCGCTTGACAGTTTTGATTCTACTTCGTCAAAGGGAGGCACGGTGACGCTGTCTGCAGGGACGGGAGGCGATGGTCGTGATGAGCTGGTCTATACGGCCCCTGCGAATGCGTTCAATGAGGTTGATTACTTCTACTATACGGTTAAGGATTCGGCGGGCAATTACGGAACGGGTGTTGCGCTTGTGTATGTCGATCTGGCCAACACATTGAAGGGATACTATCCGCTGGATGAGACGAGCGGTACGGTTGCCGGTGACCTGAGCAGGTTCGGCAATGATGGAACGCTGGCCGGCGGAGCGTCTTTTTCGAATGCCTCGGTAGCGGGCAAGTTTGGTACAGCACTTGAACTTGACGGGACGGATGACTGTATAGAACTGGATGGACTGAATCTGAACAGTGACAAGGTTACTATCACCGCGTGGGTCAAGCCTTCCTCTACGCCTAATGACTGGAGCGGCATCGTGTTCAACAGGACGCAGGATGCGGCAGGTTTGAATTTCGCAAGCGGCGGTGAGCTTAGATATCACTGGGACGGCGGTAACTGGAGCTGGAGTTCGGGGCTTGTTCCGCCTGTTGGGCAGTGGAGCTTTGTTGCGCTTGTTGTCGAGCCGACGAAGGCAACGATATATATGAATACCGGGGGCTCTACTCAAACGGCAACACATTACGGTGCTCACGGCAGCCAGGCGTTTGCCGGTACGACTTATGTTGGACGAGACAGTAATCACAGCACACGGTACTTTAACGGTGCAATGGATGATATTCGGATATTCAATTATGCCATCGATGCGGACGGAATAGAAGGTATCATAAAGGGAATCAAGGCGACGGCACCTGTGCCGGTAGATGGGGCGACGGATATTACGAGCCCGCTGCTGAACTGGATCACTTCAATTGACGGAGCCACTTACGATGTATATGTCGGTACGAGTCCGACGGCGGTCGAGAATGCGACTACCAGTTCGCCTGAGTATCGCGGTTCCGTGGCCGGTAAGATATTTGATGCTTCTGCTGTGCTGAGTGCCGGGACGACATACTACTGGCGTGTTGATTCTGTGCTGGATGGTGAGACAGTCAAGGGTGATGTCTGGGACTTTTCAACGGGTTCTAATCTGACGTTGCTTACAGACGGTCTGAAGCTGCATTATACGATGGACAATGCGGACGCCAGCGGGAGCACTGTTTATGATGTGTCGGATGCAGGCAACAATGGTACTATCAGCGGAGCGACGAAAGGCATTTCAGGTCAGATAGAAGAGGGCTTCCGCTTTGACGGTTACAATGACAGAGTCTACGGGGCGAGGCTCAATCTGAACAGTAATACAGTTACGATGTCGGCGTGGATCAAGCGTCATGGTAATCAGCCGGATTACGGCGGGATCATGATCTGTGTGGATTCTAACAACAAGTCCGGTCTGAACTTTGCGGGCAATAATGAGCTTTGCTATCACTGGACGGGCGGCTATTGGGGATGGCGGTCGGGTCTGGTGGTGCCTGACAATCAATGGAGCCATATTGCGCTGGTGGTTGAGCCCGACAAGGCGACGCTTTATGTCAACGGCCAGTCGGCGGTGAGTTCCGGTTCGCATGCTGTTGAGGAGTTCAGTGACTATCTGGATCTCGGTACTTATGACGGTTGGTCGAGCAGGATGTATGAAGGAGATATGGATGATGCGGCTGTGTGGAACCGCAGCCTGTCTCGCGAAGAGATACTTTATATTTATCAGCAGGGCGTGGATGGAAGCACTTTTGATGAGGTGCAGTCAGATGTAACTGCGCCGGCTGCACCTGTGGATGTTGCTGCGGCCGCGGACGATAGTTCCGTCAGCCTGGATTGGAGCGACAACAGTGAAGAAGATCTTGCCGGCTATAACGTGTACCGCAGTGAGGTCAGCGGGTCAGGTTATTCGCAGTTGACTTCGGGGACCATTTTCAGTGCGTTTGGAGATGGTACGGCTGTTAACGGCACAACTTATTATTATGTCGTGACGGCTGTCGATCAAGTTGGCAATGAGAGTGTATATTCTGACGAAATGACGGCACTGCCGCACATGCGGGGTGATATCGATGTGGACGGCAACGTGAATTTCCGGGATATTGCTCTGCTGAGTGAGTTCTGGCTGGATACGGACTGTTCTGATAGTACGCCTTGCGGCAACGCGGATGTTGACTTTGACAACGATGTTGATATTGATGACTTGAAAGAGCTTGCGGCTAACTGGCTTAGATAG
- a CDS encoding DUF7594 domain-containing protein gives MQSVSRYGETITLRLTKETVRGNYFEVLVQGSDGSYSSYDAGEVRTYMGTVDEYPDAMVAGVKLSDGTLKTRIYFDRGYTWFTSGAYVTGTRGGNAESFCLPTMGTVTPGKAGSDIYRFDVGIDCDYRYYSRRGYDVQKCVELVEFSVCQVKAIYMRDALLRPALGRVVIRASQAHCPYDGITGTALLNPFKDEWNYNHSPDTTYDAAALATPAIGGGVAWVGVIGSSVRYSVNGLASDGSFDIVWRHELGHNWSVHDYHAGSPEGSTINCGNAYGRFSGPEVQSILGHRDYKKWALDNVGVYTSIDIPPYAALDVPAKIAVDVGEEHVEVIDVLANDFDANGDTLSILSCDSTSNAGRSVGISSGTGPGGCDEILYTVTPSDGLAEFDYFRYEVEDSSGQRATGVVLLQLGYEMPPVWTVESDADTFVRSSDSTNFGDRDYITIKRTNSGASSTYTRTGWVHFDISDKDLTSKAKLSFTCFGGDASNETVTVWGIKDGRPGDELGTDWTEMGLTGNNASLVPDFAEDEDTTKIGSFKSSTVVGTEFTVAGAELAEFLEADTNGEVTFLLVKQPSERTLNICSAENGSGAPTLSAVPMLPADAHVRDGSYAENNFGFDDTMTVKHDGESYERHMYLRFDYNGQVDGAVENAELVLTPTATVSGVMLRVRLVDDSGDDWDEGGITWNDRSVGSGLEVRFWSNYLVKNQSYTLNVTSLVNQAMNANKVATFHIDSLTAGSSYWLDFASKENVNESYRPKLIVRSRTKADVNIDGAVDFEDFALFSGNWLMQDCGLCGGADMDGDADVDMDDLMMFAADWLD, from the coding sequence GTGCAGAGTGTCAGTCGTTATGGTGAAACAATCACACTTCGGCTGACTAAAGAGACTGTTCGGGGGAATTATTTTGAGGTTCTGGTGCAGGGTTCGGACGGTTCGTACAGCAGCTATGATGCAGGTGAGGTTCGGACTTATATGGGGACAGTGGATGAGTATCCGGATGCGATGGTTGCCGGGGTTAAGCTGTCGGACGGGACGCTCAAGACGCGGATATATTTTGACAGGGGGTATACGTGGTTTACGTCGGGGGCGTATGTGACTGGAACGCGGGGAGGCAATGCGGAAAGTTTCTGTCTGCCGACGATGGGTACGGTAACGCCAGGTAAGGCGGGGAGCGATATTTATCGGTTCGATGTGGGGATCGATTGCGATTACAGATATTACAGTAGGCGGGGGTACGATGTTCAGAAGTGCGTGGAGCTTGTGGAGTTTTCGGTTTGTCAGGTCAAGGCGATCTATATGCGGGATGCTTTGCTTAGGCCTGCATTGGGGCGGGTTGTGATCAGGGCATCGCAGGCGCATTGTCCTTATGACGGGATTACGGGGACGGCGCTTCTGAATCCGTTCAAGGATGAGTGGAACTATAACCATTCGCCGGATACGACATATGATGCGGCTGCGCTGGCGACGCCTGCGATCGGCGGGGGTGTTGCGTGGGTTGGCGTGATCGGCAGTTCGGTGCGGTATTCGGTTAACGGGCTGGCGAGTGACGGCAGTTTTGATATTGTCTGGCGGCACGAGCTTGGGCACAACTGGTCGGTGCATGATTATCATGCGGGCAGTCCGGAGGGGTCGACGATCAATTGCGGCAATGCTTACGGGCGGTTCTCGGGGCCGGAGGTGCAGTCGATTCTGGGACATCGTGATTATAAGAAGTGGGCGTTGGACAATGTGGGCGTGTATACGAGCATCGACATTCCGCCTTATGCGGCGCTGGATGTTCCGGCGAAGATCGCTGTGGATGTGGGAGAGGAACATGTCGAGGTAATAGATGTTCTGGCGAACGACTTTGATGCGAACGGGGATACTCTGTCGATACTTTCCTGCGACAGTACGTCGAATGCGGGGAGGAGCGTTGGGATTAGCAGCGGGACAGGACCTGGCGGTTGTGACGAGATACTGTATACCGTTACGCCGAGCGATGGGCTGGCGGAGTTCGATTATTTTCGTTACGAAGTCGAAGACAGCAGCGGTCAGAGGGCGACGGGCGTTGTGCTGCTGCAGTTGGGTTATGAGATGCCGCCTGTGTGGACAGTTGAATCCGATGCTGATACGTTTGTGAGGAGTTCTGACTCGACCAATTTTGGCGACCGAGATTATATCACTATCAAGCGGACGAATTCGGGTGCTTCTTCGACTTATACGCGGACAGGTTGGGTGCATTTCGACATAAGCGATAAGGATCTTACGAGCAAGGCGAAGTTGAGCTTTACGTGCTTCGGCGGCGATGCGAGCAATGAGACGGTTACTGTGTGGGGGATAAAGGATGGTCGACCCGGTGATGAACTGGGGACGGACTGGACGGAGATGGGGCTGACGGGCAACAATGCGTCGCTTGTTCCTGATTTTGCGGAAGATGAGGACACGACAAAGATAGGAAGCTTCAAGAGTTCGACGGTCGTGGGGACGGAGTTTACTGTTGCTGGTGCTGAGCTGGCGGAATTTCTTGAGGCTGATACGAATGGGGAGGTGACTTTCTTGCTGGTTAAGCAGCCGAGCGAGCGGACGCTAAATATCTGTTCGGCTGAGAATGGTTCGGGGGCACCTACGCTGAGTGCTGTGCCGATGCTGCCCGCGGATGCTCATGTGCGGGACGGCAGTTATGCTGAAAATAATTTTGGTTTTGATGATACGATGACAGTCAAGCATGACGGGGAGAGTTATGAAAGGCATATGTATCTGCGGTTCGATTATAACGGTCAGGTTGATGGGGCCGTTGAAAATGCTGAGCTGGTGCTGACGCCGACGGCGACGGTTTCCGGGGTGATGCTGCGGGTACGGCTGGTCGATGATTCGGGAGATGACTGGGACGAAGGAGGGATAACCTGGAATGATAGGTCTGTGGGGAGCGGGCTGGAGGTGCGCTTCTGGAGCAACTATCTGGTAAAAAATCAGTCTTACACCCTGAATGTTACTTCGCTGGTAAATCAGGCGATGAACGCGAATAAGGTTGCAACGTTCCATATCGATTCACTGACGGCGGGGTCGTCTTACTGGCTGGATTTCGCGAGCAAGGAGAACGTAAATGAATCATATAGGCCAAAGCTGATCGTTAGGTCACGTACTAAGGCAGATGTAAATATTGACGGCGCTGTCGATTTTGAGGATTTTGCGTTATTTAGCGGCAACTGGCTGATGCAGGATTGCGGTTTGTGCGGTGGAGCTGATATGGATGGCGATGCAGATGTGGACATGGACGACTTGATGATGTTCGCAGCAGACTGGCTTGACTAG
- a CDS encoding LamG-like jellyroll fold domain-containing protein, which translates to MKRFSRSSFSKVLVAGFVMLFVFGSAVFAVDPANPPEFMRVEVERGGEVLTFNLDRYNMRGENFEVVLLDTDGVTQIPLDPGPVRTYRGWCEEEPDSYVEATLMVNGDLRYHVFKGAAYDWWYDPPYERDDTAGAVNNFTEIGGTPVQPAGTVYPGASFTLPAANLDDYYKTVYQMDFGTDVLVEYVDAANFSNLLSYVRKAENAVGHYNGLYVRDILAEAKLGKVVYRQSNAGVDRSSAQWGVDWWNANSYFEQLFPDADHHFITMVGSVGGGVAFVCDYGGIDWAGRSFNGWNGDYNWWHVGRHEVGHNMGAGDWDGGGREGATMMNGNNVGISRVSNASATRIMNCRRNKVSGGVDIRNIGAYGYPVPPYANLDMATALVGSSVALDVLGNDYDANNDQLAISDFQQESPNGGSVVFSAGTGPDGRDELIYTPPTNSVGEDKFTYSIVDESGRTAMGYVIMSVDLDDTIKGYYPLDEMSGTVADDVSIFDNNGSLVNGASFDADSVAGVFGGGLDLDGVDDHIEISSLNLNSNTVTITAWVKPNGSPTGWNGIVFNRSQNAAGLNFGTGGELRYHWDGTNWGWNSGLVPTVGQWNFVALVVEPDRATIYLSDGATVQSATNVNSHGVQSFGGTTYIGLDSNSGSRHFKGSVDDVRVYNYSMNADEIGSVIAGGQVECPSPLDGATNVGETYLSWVQAADVLGYDVYLGTDATAVAAAGTDSPEYRGQVTDAVFDVFELLETNTQYFWRVDTVTSEGVISGVIWEFTTGSALGMTGYWKLDDGDGTVADDSSGGNNDGTVSGAVWTQGVDGGALSFDGVNDAVRFGTGPSLSGKTDFSVSAWIKTSASKDQVIVQQRNGGFNGQYAVRVNYDGRVSFFVYGNMGYQFSFSSSETVNDGEWHHVAAVRDGDDGFIYIDGSLSGSGSGSVRDLNGGIGVGVGADIRDNNKHFQGVIDEVRIYDRALGGDAVHELFYELAEKTDAPVGLTATAGDGWINLDWENGAGYPTYTVYRSTTSGSGYEVIAPTAVLSMYSDGTVVNGIEYYYVVTATDSGGVESEFSNEVGAAAHTAGDVNADGFVDLSDLAMLSEYWLQDCSVVPCGEADTDDSGYVDFDDLSAIAVEWLNQ; encoded by the coding sequence ATGAAAAGGTTTAGCCGCAGCAGTTTTTCGAAAGTGCTAGTTGCCGGTTTTGTAATGCTTTTTGTTTTTGGATCGGCTGTTTTTGCGGTTGATCCGGCTAACCCTCCCGAGTTTATGCGTGTGGAAGTTGAGCGGGGCGGGGAGGTTCTTACTTTCAACCTCGACAGATATAATATGCGAGGTGAGAATTTCGAAGTTGTGCTGCTGGACACGGACGGGGTGACTCAGATCCCTCTGGATCCGGGCCCGGTGCGGACATATCGCGGCTGGTGTGAGGAGGAGCCGGACAGTTATGTCGAAGCGACGCTGATGGTGAACGGGGACCTGAGATATCATGTGTTCAAGGGGGCGGCATATGACTGGTGGTATGATCCGCCATATGAGAGGGACGATACTGCGGGTGCTGTGAACAATTTTACGGAGATCGGGGGAACGCCTGTTCAGCCTGCGGGTACTGTTTATCCGGGGGCATCTTTTACGTTGCCGGCGGCCAATCTGGATGATTACTACAAGACGGTTTACCAGATGGATTTTGGCACAGACGTTCTGGTGGAGTATGTGGACGCTGCGAATTTTTCGAATCTGCTGAGCTATGTGCGTAAGGCTGAGAATGCTGTTGGTCATTACAACGGGCTCTACGTAAGAGATATTCTTGCCGAAGCGAAACTGGGCAAGGTTGTATATCGGCAGAGTAATGCGGGGGTGGATCGCAGCAGTGCGCAGTGGGGAGTGGACTGGTGGAACGCTAATTCTTATTTTGAGCAGTTGTTCCCGGATGCTGATCATCACTTTATCACGATGGTTGGCTCAGTCGGCGGAGGTGTTGCGTTCGTATGTGATTATGGCGGAATCGACTGGGCGGGGCGAAGCTTCAACGGCTGGAACGGTGATTACAACTGGTGGCATGTTGGACGTCACGAGGTTGGTCATAATATGGGTGCCGGTGATTGGGACGGCGGCGGCAGAGAAGGTGCGACCATGATGAATGGTAACAATGTTGGTATCTCTCGTGTGTCCAACGCTTCTGCTACAAGAATAATGAACTGCCGACGGAACAAAGTAAGCGGCGGGGTGGATATCAGGAACATCGGTGCTTACGGTTATCCTGTGCCGCCTTATGCGAATCTTGATATGGCGACGGCGCTGGTTGGAAGTTCGGTCGCTCTGGATGTGCTGGGCAATGACTATGATGCGAACAACGACCAGTTAGCGATCAGTGATTTTCAGCAGGAGTCGCCTAATGGAGGTTCGGTTGTGTTTTCGGCTGGGACAGGTCCTGACGGACGTGATGAGCTGATCTATACGCCGCCGACAAATTCGGTTGGAGAGGACAAGTTCACTTACAGCATCGTCGATGAGAGCGGCAGGACAGCAATGGGGTATGTGATCATGTCGGTCGATCTCGATGATACGATCAAGGGTTATTATCCGCTGGATGAGATGTCGGGCACGGTTGCGGATGATGTGAGCATCTTTGATAATAACGGTTCGCTTGTTAACGGAGCTTCGTTCGATGCTGATTCCGTTGCGGGTGTATTCGGCGGTGGTCTGGATCTTGACGGTGTGGACGATCACATCGAAATATCCAGTCTGAATCTGAACAGCAATACAGTTACGATAACTGCGTGGGTCAAGCCCAACGGTTCGCCTACCGGGTGGAACGGCATCGTGTTCAACAGATCGCAGAACGCGGCGGGTTTGAACTTCGGTACCGGCGGTGAGCTGCGGTATCACTGGGATGGTACGAACTGGGGCTGGAACAGCGGTCTGGTGCCTACGGTAGGTCAGTGGAACTTTGTCGCGCTGGTGGTCGAACCTGATCGGGCGACGATATATCTTAGTGATGGTGCAACGGTTCAATCCGCGACGAATGTAAATTCGCACGGCGTGCAATCGTTCGGCGGTACGACGTACATCGGTCTGGACAGCAACAGTGGATCGCGGCATTTCAAGGGTTCAGTTGATGATGTTCGGGTGTATAACTATTCAATGAATGCGGACGAGATCGGGTCGGTGATCGCCGGCGGGCAGGTTGAATGTCCTTCTCCTCTGGATGGCGCTACTAACGTAGGCGAGACATATTTGAGCTGGGTGCAGGCTGCGGATGTTCTGGGTTATGATGTCTATCTCGGGACGGATGCTACTGCAGTTGCAGCGGCTGGGACCGATTCGCCGGAATATCGGGGCCAGGTGACGGATGCGGTCTTTGATGTGTTCGAACTGCTGGAAACTAATACGCAGTATTTCTGGCGTGTGGATACGGTGACCAGTGAGGGCGTTATTAGTGGTGTGATATGGGAGTTTACGACCGGGTCGGCGCTGGGGATGACGGGTTACTGGAAGCTCGATGATGGCGACGGTACGGTTGCTGATGATTCGAGTGGAGGTAATAACGACGGTACTGTTTCCGGTGCGGTTTGGACGCAGGGTGTTGACGGCGGGGCGCTGAGTTTTGATGGTGTGAATGATGCGGTCAGATTCGGGACCGGGCCTTCGTTGTCGGGCAAGACGGATTTTTCGGTTTCGGCGTGGATCAAGACCAGTGCTTCGAAGGATCAGGTGATCGTTCAGCAGCGAAACGGCGGTTTTAACGGGCAGTATGCTGTCAGGGTCAATTATGATGGCCGAGTCAGTTTCTTTGTTTACGGCAACATGGGATATCAGTTCAGCTTCAGTTCGAGCGAGACGGTCAATGACGGCGAGTGGCATCATGTTGCGGCAGTACGTGACGGCGATGACGGTTTCATTTACATCGATGGAAGTCTTTCAGGCAGCGGGAGCGGGTCCGTTCGGGACCTGAATGGCGGTATTGGTGTCGGCGTCGGGGCGGATATCCGTGATAACAATAAGCATTTCCAGGGTGTTATCGATGAGGTTCGAATTTATGACAGGGCGCTTGGCGGTGATGCTGTCCATGAGTTGTTTTATGAATTAGCTGAGAAGACCGATGCTCCTGTTGGGCTGACTGCGACGGCTGGAGACGGATGGATAAATCTGGACTGGGAGAACGGGGCTGGTTACCCGACATATACCGTTTATCGAAGTACGACGAGCGGCAGCGGTTATGAGGTAATAGCTCCGACTGCTGTATTGAGTATGTATTCTGACGGGACAGTTGTTAACGGTATAGAATATTATTACGTTGTTACGGCCACGGACAGCGGCGGTGTGGAGTCGGAGTTCTCGAATGAGGTTGGGGCGGCCGCCCATACTGCTGGTGATGTAAACGCAGACGGTTTTGTGGACCTGAGTGACCTGGCTATGCTGAGTGAGTACTGGCTGCAGGATTGTTCCGTGGTGCCTTGCGGTGAAGCCGATACGGATGATAGCGGATATGTGGACTTTGACGATTTGAGTGCGATAGCTGTAGAATGGCTTAATCAGTAA